In Ferribacterium limneticum, a genomic segment contains:
- a CDS encoding bacteriophage abortive infection AbiH family protein, producing the protein MKNRHLYIIGNGFDLWHGIPSRYREFKSYLEEHDRDLLHTVEDYLPAGKDWSDLESSLAGIDVDRIIDDLGHFMSSYGADDWSDSGHNDFQYEVERTVQMLSSELRKQFAAWIRQLSIPTPMTAPQCLKTINSAANFLSFNYTSTLQILYGVADDRILHIHGRSDIHDSDLILGHAWNPMERRSLNDRNDIEDIDTRLMEAHDILDEYFANTFKPSTRLIQDYRSFFEQQAEIQIVSVLGHSLMPVDAPYFAALLAGGKLTDAQWQLAVLPEDDLEERISLLQDLGVNETKITTIFWSEI; encoded by the coding sequence GTGAAAAATCGCCACTTATACATTATCGGCAACGGCTTCGATCTGTGGCACGGGATTCCCTCTAGATACAGGGAATTCAAATCATATTTAGAAGAACACGACCGAGATTTGCTCCATACGGTTGAAGACTACCTACCAGCCGGGAAGGATTGGAGTGATCTAGAGTCTTCGCTTGCAGGAATCGACGTAGACCGCATCATTGATGATCTGGGGCATTTCATGTCCTCCTATGGAGCGGATGATTGGAGCGACTCGGGTCACAATGATTTCCAGTATGAGGTCGAACGCACTGTCCAAATGCTTTCGAGTGAGCTCCGGAAACAATTTGCCGCGTGGATACGACAACTCTCCATCCCAACGCCGATGACAGCACCTCAGTGCCTGAAAACGATCAATTCAGCAGCCAACTTCTTATCTTTCAACTACACCTCTACTCTCCAGATCCTTTACGGAGTCGCTGACGATCGCATTCTGCACATACATGGGAGATCTGACATCCATGACAGTGATCTCATCTTGGGGCATGCCTGGAACCCCATGGAACGACGATCTCTTAACGATAGAAACGACATTGAAGACATAGATACTCGGCTAATGGAAGCGCACGATATCCTCGATGAGTATTTCGCAAACACATTTAAGCCTTCGACACGGTTGATTCAAGACTACCGTTCGTTTTTTGAGCAGCAGGCAGAGATTCAAATTGTGTCAGTACTTGGGCACTCACTTATGCCAGTCGACGCACCGTACTTCGCTGCACTTCTCGCAGGAGGAAAACTTACCGACGCTCAATGGCAATTGGCTGTTCTCCCAGAAGATGACTTGGAAGAAAGAATCTCACTCCTTCAGGATTTAGGGGTGAATGAGACCAAAATCACCACTATATTTTGGTCTGAGATCTAG